Proteins encoded in a region of the Diabrotica virgifera virgifera chromosome 4, PGI_DIABVI_V3a genome:
- the LOC126883199 gene encoding uncharacterized protein LOC126883199 isoform X1 has translation MMTSRGQKILQITLAQAQCNEISEKPAITSHFPENAFVDANTEEAEIVMEIYPATNNVTDIPQENLKVLATGCGNASEDIIALNNDVYNTIFFSKNNVSSSISEEILRENIDESKVPENSPEHFVQSSRNDKNNEFETTSNIIFQHNDDGPHYRAAEVDASVLHKEVYTEAEDPSYLPDESSDTNELEEQEEEVVEILDIKGKKRKRNIANWKKNIRKQKKAAGEEYLSATNKLIGKNEMRPPCRDECRKQCKQNISVESRALIHLQFWNGTIELDQKRQFIASCIEEVPVERVRARTGSRAGKRMTSLKYFFSVNGKRLSVCRTYFLNTLNISQTTVRNALLKRQLGGIVTPDQRGKHEPSNKIAANVRNDIREHIQKFPCVESHYSRNKSQRMYLGSHLNISIMYRCFYEECVERQIPKEYIPKQWLYNEIFNSEFNLAFKEPGNDTCDTCDGYVIKLKESVSLEERLELQTNYDSHLFDADHRYKLKRLDKETSKTEANTKILSVDLQKCLPTPLLTNAQSFYSIKLWTFNYTVYDAIEKLGYCFTWDESIARRGGNEMASCILKYINLNVKESVERIVIWSDNCPSQNRNIQMIMCYLSILKLKPSIKCIEHKYLLRGHTHMEVDTIHARRERQKKASSQFSLITPWDWQQLFRLCDNKLEVAEMETMDFKNFTLLSEDSGFHFQNNKKMITNQNFLISKVVHMKFLAESPGVLHFKTNFNQENFEQVDFNRAAKRLPRKGKCIGNSKEVVPNTNLILKPIRNLFRLKNITTCRTY, from the exons ATGATGACTTCGAGAGgtcaaaaaatattacaaattacACTAGCACAAGCCCAGTGCAACGAAATATCTGAAAAACCTGCTATAACCTCACATTTTCCCGAGAATg ctTTTGTTGATGCTAACACCGAAGAAGCTGAGATCGTTATGGAGATATATCCAGCCACTAATAACGTGACGGACATCCCTCAGGAAAATTTGAAAGTTCTTGCAACTGGATGTGGCAATGCTTCAGAGGATATTATTGCTTTGAATAATGATGTGTACAATAccatattttttagtaaaaataatgtGTCTTCTTCCATTAGCGAAGAAATTCTGAGAGAAAATATAGACGAGTCTAAAGTACCAGAAAACTCACCAGAACATTTTGTTCAAAGCAGTAGAAATGATAAAAATAACGAATTCGAAACaacttcaaatattatttttcaacATAACGATGATGGACCTCACTATAGAGCAGCTGAAGTAGATGCAAGTGTGTTACATAAAGAAGTCTATACTGAAGCCGAGGACCCATCTTATCTACCTGATGAAAGTAGTGATACAAATGAACTGGAAGAACAAGAGGAAGAAGTTGTAGAAATACTAGACATTaaaggaaagaaaagaaaaagaaatattgcTAATTGGAAGAAAAACATTAGAAAGCAGAAGAAAGCTGCTGGTGAAGAATATCTATCAGCCACCAATAAACTTATTGGAAAAAATGAAATGAGACCACCTTGTCGTGATGAATGTAGAAAGCAGTGCAAACAGAATATATCAGTTGAGAGTCGTGCTCTAATTCACTTACAATTTTGGAATGGTACTATCGAACTTGACCAAAAAAGACAATTTATAGCCAGCTGTATCGAAGAAGTTCCAGTTGAGCGAGTACGTGCTAGAACAGGATCTCGTGCTGGAAAAAGAATGACGtcgttgaaatatttttttagtgtaAATGGTAAGAGGCTTAGTGTGTGTCGTACTTATTTTCTTAATACCTTAAATATTTCACAAACCACGGTACGCAATGCATTATTAAAAAGACAACTTGGGGGAATTGTAACACCTGATCAAAGGGGTAAACATGAACCCTCTAACAAAATAGCCGCAAATGTAAGAAACGATATAAGAGAACACATACAGAAGTTCCCGTGTGTAGAATCTCATTACTCCAGGAACAAATCCCAAAGAATGTATTTAGGCAGTCACCTCAACATTTCTATAATGTATCGGTGCTTCTATGAGGAATGTGTAGAACGGCAAATTCCCAAAGAATATATTCCTAAGCAGTGGTTATATAATGAAATTTTCAATTCTGAATTTAATTTAGCCTTCAAAGAACCAGGGAATGATACATGTGACACATGTGATGGGTATGTTATCAAACTCAAAGAGTCTGTATCTTTAGAAGAACGCCTTGAATTACAAACTAATTATGATTCTCATCTTTTTGATGCAGATCATCGGTATAAACTAAAGCGACTGGATAAAGAGACTTCTAAAACTGAAGCAAACACCAAAATACTTTCGGtggatttacaaaaatgtttaccCACTCCTCTACTGACGAATGCTCAGAGCTTCTATTCTATAAAGCTATGGACTTTCAATTATACTGTTTATGATGCAATAGAGAAATTGGGATATTGTTTCACCTGGGATGAATCTATAGCCAGACGTGGTGGAAATGAAATGGCTTCATGCATTCTGAAATACATTAATTTAAATGTAAAAGAATCAGTAGAACGAATTGTTATCTGGAGTGACAACTGTCCATCGCAAAATAGAAATATCCAAATGATTATGTGCTATCTTTCGATTCTTAAGCTGAAGCCATCAATAAAATGCATTGAACATAAGTACCTTTTAAGAGGACATACCCACATGGAGGTGGATACAATTCATGCACGAAGAGAAAGACAAAAGAAGGCTTCCAGCCAATTTTCGTTAATAACTCCATGGGATTGGCAACAGCTTTTCAGACTTTGTGACAATAAATTGGAGGTAGCTGAAATGGAAACCATGGACTTTAAGAATTTTACTCTTTTGTCTGAAGATTCTGGATTTCAttttcaaaataacaaaaaaatgataactaatcaaaactttttaatatccAAAGTTGTTCATATGAAGTTTTTAGCAGAATCACCTGGAGTGTtgcattttaaaacaaattttaatcaAGAGAATTTTGAACAAGTTGATTTTAATAGAGCTGCCAAAAGACTACCACGCAAAGGGAAATGTATTGGTAATTCTAAGGAAGTTGTTCCCAATACCAATTTAATTTTGAAACCGATAAGAAACCTATTTCGACTAAAAAATATAACGACCTGCAGAACTTATTAA